One Longimicrobium sp. genomic window, ACACAGGAGCCCCTCGCCGCGTGGACGCGGCGGGGGGCTTCGAACGTCTGCGACGGTGCGAAGATGCAACCGATCGTCCGGCCGCGGCTGTGGCCCCCTCCCCCCGGCCCCCTCCCCCGCTTCGCAGGGGCGGGGGGGAACTCAGCGTGGCGAGATGCTACTCCTCGGGTGGGCCGTCGATCTGGAACTGGATCTCCCAGCGAATGCGCTCCAGCACGCGAGGGAGATCGTTCTCCACTTCCTCGTTGCGGAAGCGAACGATGCGAATCTCGCGCAGCGCCAGCATCTCGCTTCGTTCGGCGTCGCGCTCGCGTTGGCTGTCGTGCACCGCGCCGTCGACCTCGATGCCGAGCTTGTG contains:
- a CDS encoding DUF559 domain-containing protein gives rise to the protein MEKKPRWRAATRTIRDAARTMRKEMTPAETMLWKAIRRGALDGISFRLQHAVGRFILDFYAPQHKLGIEVDGAVHDSQRERDAERSEMLALREIRIVRFRNEEVENDLPRVLERIRWEIQFQIDGPPEE